Proteins encoded together in one Mycobacterium simiae window:
- a CDS encoding nitroreductase family deazaflavin-dependent oxidoreductase, translating into MTDLGDLKRQVVHRVQRLVINPVGRQLPVTMIETTGRKSGLPRRTAVGGRVVDNQFWMVSEHGDHSDYVRNIKANPSVRVRVGGRWRNGIAHLLPDDDPVARLGHLPKLNSAVVRMMGSNLLTIRVDLD; encoded by the coding sequence ATGACCGACCTCGGCGATCTAAAACGGCAAGTGGTGCACCGGGTGCAGCGGCTGGTGATCAATCCGGTGGGCCGGCAGTTGCCCGTGACCATGATCGAAACCACGGGGCGCAAAAGCGGACTGCCCCGCCGCACCGCGGTGGGCGGGCGCGTGGTGGATAACCAGTTCTGGATGGTCTCCGAGCACGGTGACCATTCCGACTATGTCCGCAACATCAAGGCCAATCCGAGTGTGCGAGTACGCGTCGGCGGGCGGTGGCGCAACGGCATCGCCCACCTGCTGCCCGACGATGACCCCGTGGCGCGGCTAGGTCATCTGCCCAAGCTCAATAGCGCGGTGGTCCGCATGATGGGCAGCAACCTGCTGACCATCCGGGTGGACCTGGACTGA
- the lon gene encoding endopeptidase La yields MPEPKSVPVLFVADTIVLPGMVVPIELDDAARAAIDAARASESGELLIAPRLEDRYPSHGVIAKILQVGRIAGSGGSAAVVRGERRAQIGAGASGPGPALWVEVTEVGGPETTDEIKALAAEYKKLLLAMLQRREAWQIIDYVNSLTDPSALADTSGYASYLTGVQKRQLLETVDVAERLRVLIEWTGDHLAEVEVNDKIAEDVREGMEKTQKEFLLRQQLAAIRKELGEGEPDGSDDYRARIDAADLPEKVREAALREVGKLERSSDQSPESGWIRTWLDTVLELPWNVRTEDSTDLTAARAILDADHHGLDDVKDRIVEYLAVRARRAQRGLQIVGGRGSGAVMVLAGPPGVGKTSLGESVARALGRKFVRVALGGVRDEAEIRGHRRTYVGALPGRIVRAIGEAASMNPVVLLDEIDKVGSDYRGDPSAALLEVLDPAQNHTFRDHYLDLDLDLSDIVFLATANVIENIPSALLDRMELVQIDGYTEDDKVAIARDYLLPRQRERAALTADEVTVTDEALRKIAADYTREPGVRQFERLLAKALRKVTTRLAENSEPLVVDEPDLVNYLGRPRFTPESAERTAVPGVATGLAVTGLGGDVLYIEAGATDGETGLQLTGQLGDVMKESAQIALSYVRSHAAELGVDPTVLDRRIHVHVPAGAVPKDGPSAGVTMVTALVSMATGRQVRSDVGMTGEVTLNGRVLPIGGVKQKLLAAQRAGLSTVFIPARNEPDLDDVPAEVLATLTVKPMTDVAEIVAQALEPVADAAVAAA; encoded by the coding sequence ATGCCTGAGCCTAAATCAGTGCCGGTGCTGTTCGTCGCGGACACGATCGTGTTGCCCGGGATGGTAGTGCCGATCGAGCTCGACGATGCCGCGCGAGCGGCAATCGACGCGGCCCGGGCCAGCGAGTCGGGTGAACTGCTGATCGCCCCCCGGCTGGAGGACCGCTACCCCTCGCACGGCGTAATCGCCAAGATCCTGCAGGTCGGACGCATCGCCGGAAGCGGCGGGTCTGCCGCCGTCGTCCGGGGCGAGCGCCGCGCACAAATCGGCGCCGGCGCCAGCGGGCCCGGCCCCGCCCTGTGGGTCGAGGTCACCGAGGTCGGCGGGCCCGAGACCACCGACGAGATCAAGGCGCTCGCGGCCGAGTACAAGAAGCTGTTGCTGGCCATGCTGCAGCGCCGCGAGGCCTGGCAGATCATCGACTATGTCAACAGCCTGACCGACCCGTCGGCGCTGGCCGACACGTCCGGGTATGCGTCGTACCTGACCGGCGTGCAAAAGCGTCAGCTGTTGGAGACGGTCGACGTCGCCGAGCGGCTGCGGGTGCTGATCGAGTGGACCGGCGACCACCTGGCCGAGGTCGAGGTCAACGACAAGATCGCCGAAGACGTGCGCGAGGGCATGGAGAAGACGCAGAAGGAATTCTTGCTGCGCCAGCAGCTCGCCGCCATCCGCAAGGAACTCGGCGAGGGCGAGCCCGACGGTTCGGACGACTATCGTGCCCGGATCGACGCGGCCGACCTGCCCGAGAAGGTGCGCGAGGCCGCGCTGCGCGAGGTCGGCAAACTGGAACGGTCCAGCGACCAAAGCCCCGAGAGCGGGTGGATCCGCACCTGGCTGGACACGGTGCTGGAGTTGCCCTGGAACGTGCGGACCGAGGATTCGACAGACCTGACGGCGGCCCGGGCAATCCTGGACGCCGATCACCACGGGCTGGATGACGTCAAGGACCGCATCGTCGAATATCTGGCGGTTCGTGCCCGTCGCGCCCAGCGTGGTCTGCAGATCGTCGGCGGCCGCGGCTCCGGCGCGGTGATGGTGCTGGCCGGCCCTCCCGGTGTCGGTAAGACGTCGTTGGGCGAGAGCGTGGCCCGGGCGCTCGGTCGCAAATTCGTGCGCGTCGCGCTGGGCGGCGTGCGCGACGAGGCCGAGATACGCGGTCACCGGCGCACCTACGTCGGGGCGCTGCCGGGCCGGATCGTGCGCGCGATCGGTGAGGCGGCATCGATGAATCCCGTTGTGCTGCTTGACGAAATCGACAAGGTCGGTTCCGACTATCGTGGCGACCCGAGCGCGGCGCTGCTCGAGGTGCTCGACCCGGCGCAGAACCACACCTTCCGTGATCACTACCTGGATCTGGATTTGGACCTGTCCGACATCGTGTTCTTGGCCACCGCCAACGTGATCGAGAACATTCCGTCGGCGCTGCTGGACCGCATGGAGCTGGTGCAGATCGACGGTTATACCGAAGACGACAAGGTCGCCATCGCACGCGACTACCTGCTGCCCCGGCAGCGGGAGCGGGCCGCGCTGACCGCCGACGAGGTCACCGTCACCGACGAGGCGTTGCGCAAGATCGCCGCGGATTACACCCGCGAGCCTGGGGTGCGGCAGTTCGAGCGGCTGCTGGCCAAGGCCTTGCGCAAGGTGACTACCAGGCTCGCGGAGAACAGTGAGCCGCTGGTCGTCGACGAGCCAGATCTTGTCAATTACCTTGGCAGGCCCCGGTTTACACCCGAGTCCGCCGAACGTACCGCGGTGCCGGGGGTCGCGACTGGGCTGGCCGTCACGGGCCTGGGCGGCGATGTGCTCTACATCGAGGCCGGGGCCACCGACGGCGAAACCGGGTTGCAGCTGACCGGTCAGCTCGGGGACGTGATGAAAGAGTCGGCGCAGATTGCGCTGTCCTACGTCCGCTCCCACGCTGCCGAGTTGGGGGTTGACCCCACGGTGCTGGACCGGCGCATCCACGTGCACGTGCCGGCGGGCGCGGTGCCAAAGGATGGGCCGTCCGCCGGCGTCACGATGGTGACCGCCCTGGTGTCGATGGCGACCGGACGTCAGGTCCGTTCCGATGTCGGCATGACCGGGGAGGTCACGCTCAACGGCCGGGTGCTGCCGATCGGCGGGGTCAAGCAGAAGCTGCTCGCCGCCCAACGTGCCGGATTGTCAACGGTTTTCATACCCGCACGCAACGAACCGGATCTGGATGACGTTCCTGCCGAAGTGCTGGCGACGCTGACCGTCAAACCGATGACCGACGTCGCGGAGATCGTCGCGCAGGCCCTGGAACCGGTGGCCGATGCCGCCGTGGCGGCAGCCTGA
- a CDS encoding TfoX/Sxy family protein, with protein sequence MAYDPDLANRIREVLAQQRGVDERSMFGGLAFLVGGHMAVAVSSKGGLMVRVPPADTAALLRQAHVSPMVMAGRETRGWVRVDAQGVKTQRQLAGWVARGVRYVSALPPK encoded by the coding sequence ATGGCCTACGATCCCGATCTCGCCAACCGCATCCGCGAGGTGCTGGCGCAGCAGCGCGGTGTCGATGAGAGGTCGATGTTCGGCGGACTCGCGTTCCTGGTGGGCGGTCACATGGCGGTGGCGGTCAGTAGTAAGGGCGGGTTGATGGTGCGGGTGCCGCCCGCGGACACCGCCGCACTGCTGAGGCAAGCCCACGTGAGTCCGATGGTGATGGCCGGCCGCGAGACGCGCGGCTGGGTGCGAGTCGATGCCCAGGGCGTGAAAACCCAACGCCAGCTTGCGGGTTGGGTCGCCCGCGGCGTCCGGTATGTGAGCGCGCTGCCACCGAAATAA